The following are encoded together in the Clostridium putrefaciens genome:
- a CDS encoding Gfo/Idh/MocA family oxidoreductase yields the protein MFYDVKSIRNPSNADDYYEIQLFYNTFKVKLKTSHLVKLPYYRFTIHGKRGSFIKRSIDRQEEFLKKGILPETKGFGLDTPNDYGLMNYISTTGEEITKFIETPIGDYGRVYDNIYSAIMYHKPKLVNDDELLTVIEILEKAFKGDNPKIITL from the coding sequence GTGTTTTATGATGTTAAATCCATAAGAAACCCCTCTAATGCTGATGACTATTATGAGATACAATTGTTTTATAATACTTTCAAGGTTAAGTTAAAAACTAGTCATTTAGTAAAGCTTCCTTATTATAGGTTCACTATTCATGGTAAAAGAGGAAGCTTTATAAAAAGGTCAATAGATAGGCAAGAAGAATTCCTAAAAAAAGGTATCCTGCCTGAAACGAAAGGCTTCGGATTGGATACACCAAATGATTATGGGCTTATGAATTATATTAGCACCACCGGGGAAGAAATAACTAAGTTTATTGAAACTCCTATTGGAGATTATGGAAGGGTTTATGATAACATTTATTCAGCTATAATGTACCATAAGCCAAAACTAGTTAATGATGATGAATTATTAACAGTTATAGAAATTTTAGAAAAAGCTTTTAAGGGTGATAACCCAAAGATTATAACCCTTTAA
- a CDS encoding L,D-transpeptidase encodes MSLTKEFLCSTGVNGKETPKGTFTVQNKGDWFYTDKYDQGGKYWVGFKGNYLFHSVPFDKEQKKIVDTTLGKPASHGCIRLKVDESKWVYDNVPIGSKVIVK; translated from the coding sequence ATGTCTCTTACAAAAGAATTTTTATGCTCTACAGGCGTAAATGGGAAGGAAACACCTAAAGGAACCTTTACTGTACAAAATAAGGGAGATTGGTTTTATACTGATAAGTACGATCAAGGAGGTAAGTACTGGGTAGGATTTAAGGGAAACTATCTTTTTCACTCTGTACCTTTTGATAAAGAACAGAAAAAGATAGTAGATACTACTTTAGGGAAACCAGCCTCTCATGGTTGCATAAGATTAAAAGTTGATGAATCTAAATGGGTATATGATAATGTACCTATTGGATCAAAGGTTATTGTTAAGTAG
- a CDS encoding L,D-transpeptidase — translation MLKYFNNRRLIRNLIIIISTLIILSYAALCLKLYSKDLSTFKECFDNGDYIKANSIILNKGNFNIIKKIKIKKDLNTYFLNCIEQLEINENENNNEISEISREYILYTLREIERYDVVNSKITEIKDSMPMISSSRDVFEKAYKLFNDKDYVSAMKGLNEITPIYPEYLEVLDMKINCYSKIKEDTLDKADKLAKDKYYSKAISLIEDNLSLLKEDKELIDKVKEYEGEKGKYLSRKQKEEVQAVFNKQEVSAKQNINSFDIASGTNYLIIVNIKDQKTYVYKGSKNKWSLTKEFLCSTGVNGKETPKGTFTVQNKGDWFYTDKYDQGGKYWVGFKGNYLFHSVPFDKEQKKIVDTTLGKPASHGCIRLKVDESKWVYDNVPIGSKVIVK, via the coding sequence ATGCTTAAATATTTTAATAACAGAAGATTAATTAGAAATTTAATTATAATTATTTCAACTTTAATTATTTTGTCATATGCTGCTCTTTGCTTAAAACTTTATAGTAAGGATTTATCAACATTTAAGGAATGCTTTGATAATGGGGATTACATAAAAGCGAATTCAATTATTTTAAATAAAGGGAACTTTAATATTATAAAAAAGATTAAGATTAAGAAGGATTTAAATACTTATTTCTTAAATTGTATAGAACAATTAGAGATTAATGAAAATGAAAATAATAATGAAATTAGTGAAATCTCAAGAGAATATATATTATATACATTAAGGGAAATTGAAAGATATGATGTAGTTAATTCTAAAATTACAGAAATAAAAGATTCTATGCCTATGATTTCTAGTTCAAGAGATGTATTTGAAAAGGCGTATAAACTATTCAATGATAAGGATTATGTATCAGCAATGAAAGGGCTTAATGAAATAACACCAATTTACCCTGAATATCTAGAAGTTTTAGATATGAAGATAAACTGTTACTCAAAAATAAAAGAAGATACTTTAGATAAAGCAGATAAGCTTGCAAAGGATAAGTATTACTCTAAAGCTATATCTTTAATTGAAGATAACCTCTCTTTACTTAAAGAAGATAAAGAACTTATAGATAAGGTTAAAGAGTATGAAGGTGAAAAAGGTAAGTATCTTTCACGAAAACAGAAGGAAGAAGTTCAAGCTGTATTTAATAAACAGGAAGTTTCGGCAAAGCAAAATATAAATTCCTTTGATATAGCAAGTGGTACTAATTATTTAATTATTGTAAATATAAAAGATCAAAAGACCTACGTATATAAGGGTAGTAAAAATAAATGGTCTCTTACAAAAGAATTTTTATGCTCTACAGGCGTAAATGGGAAGGAAACACCTAAAGGAACCTTTACTGTACAAAATAAGGGAGATTGGTTTTATACTGATAAGTACGATCAAGGAGGTAAGTACTGGGTAGGATTTAAGGGAAACTATCTTTTTCACTCTGTACCTTTTGATAAAGAACAGAAAAAGATAGTAGATACTACTTTAGGGAAACCAGCCTCTCATGGTTGCATAAGATTAAAAGTTGATGAATCTAAATGGGTATATGATAATGTACCTATTGGATCAAAGGTTATTGTTAAGTAG